ttcacttcaactcatgataggcattgctccaccgttttactctctttggaaggctctaatggccttccagtgcaggagagagtgggggcacgtccacaatgagatgccctaggggagctcatccccttgcaccacatcgattcagttgttccccaaggttagggtggggagcagtgctgtgtttctatctcttattcttggcttagtatatgatttcaggttgtgtttgtgcatttggtggggctactgtgttaaaaaacacggggaaaagcccgttcagatgaagaaagagaagtttcccagaatcccaagttacctgttttgcctatgccctcctccaactttgggatcatcatgaccgggagctgactctgcccctcagccctttgaaaaaggtatttttcccgccgattttttaaaaacttctagcccgcgacccgtacgatgcagaaagttgagagtggtctcaaaatgacccccatccacgactctctgtgcacaagaattttcagaacgatagcttaaaccccccccagttatccccgattctttccctcaatgcaatcctatgggcgaaaagccgaaaatgcagtttgagccgcgcggttgacccgattttcacaaaaatataacctgcgacccgtacgatgcagaaagttgagagtggtctcaaaatgacccccatccacgactctctgtgcacaagaattttcagaatgatagcttaaaccccctccccagttatccccgattctttccctcaatgcaatcctatgggcgaaaagccaaacgccgtttgagccgcgcggttgacccgattttcacaaaaatatagcacgcgacccagacaatgcagagaggtgagagtggtctcaaaatgacccccatccacgactctctgtgcacaagaattttcagaatgatagcttcaaaaacaacgtagttatgcgcgattatttgccgcaatgcaatcctatggcgaaatgttttcaagatggcgaccggagcgctccgcctgaactcggagctccgaaaaatgggcgcttctcttcgccttgcttctagggggtccgcggtccgctcctactccgcctctgggtaaggcggagcaggccaatccgctactgcttctacgctcctaatcggagcggagcacatccctagtttcaacaccccttccttccttgtttcctaattgcattttttaatattgtatttgtgtaatgcattttgttttaattataatgaattgcccagagagctttactGGGAGCTAGTTTGTGGCATTTtctaggatttatcacacaatcctatgtgtgtttacttagaagtaagtcccacagttgGCAATTGGGAGGGCCCTAGGTTGGGGAGGCTGTTTTTGAGGAAGACTGCCTGGCACTGGTACAGATAGGTTTGAACACCCCTTATCAGCAAGCTCCCTTCCTCGATCCCTaattgcattttatatatatatattgcaactGCCCCGAGAATTGGTTGGCCATTGGTTTGTGGCGTTTTCTATGGTTCATCGCAATCTTATCCACATTTACTTTGAAGCAAGTCCCAACATGTTTAActggccccaggttggggaaggctggtttagaggaagaCTGGCTGGGATTGGTAGCCTTTACCAGCAAGATTCCTTCCTCGTTtcctaattgcatttttaaaaaatccttttttatattttatcatgtattatgttgttttaattgtactgaaatgcctagagagctttgtTGAGAGTTGGTTTGTGGCATTttctggtttgggtccagatcgacccaaactgcttcgggcccgatccagaaggtctGGATCGAGAtctgaagcagtttggggggggggtcatgcacagccctagtctgaacATGTAGAGAGTCGTACTAGGTCTGTCTGTGCCTTGAATGGGTGGCAGAATCCATCCTTCTTTCCACCATATACTCTGGATGCTTGGTGGAGAGAAATGGATTCATTCCTGGCTCCATCAGAACTTCCCAAGGATCAAGAGGATCCAATCATCCTGTTTAAACGTATTCAACTGCAAAGCACAAGCCTCTATGGATGAACTGTGGTGCGTTTCCTTGGCTGCTACATAGTGAGGAATGGGTCTCTAGGGATCGAGATATTGACCAGTATTCAAGTCCATTTAGGGGAGTGAAAAGCCTAGTCCAGGGTCAGGCAACTTGatgccctctggatattttggactacaactcccacagtcccttaccattggccatgctgtctgggggccTATGAAGGTTGTAAATAACTGAGGGGGTTCCTTAACCTGGCTTATAGCGTAGCAATGGGGGTACTAAGTACTGGAATACAATATATGAATAGGAAGACGTACACAACAAGATAAACACTTTGTAGGAGAATAATAATCTAGAATCCTTTGTGCAAGAGAGAAATGGTGCAGGAAGGAACAGCTGAAAACAGCCTCCCTCAGCCAAATCAACAAGACGTTGCCTTTTTCCCATTGAATTGTTATGTCCACTTAAGGAAGAGTAAAAAATCTTGctaataaaaggaaggagcccttGGACGCCAAGTACATTAGAGCTTGGCATGCTGCATCATTTCTGTACTGCACGGATAGAGTAGAGGAAATAGACTTAATAAGTTTCTTTTATCAGGCCTTTAAGATCTCTAACAGCAGCTCTGTAAGAGGGGAAGGTCCATGCCAAGATTTTGGATCTGTTTCTGCTCTTTGCAGCAAGATACAATGCTGCGTTTCGCAGCATGCTCAGTCATGCTGacaggggcttatgggagctgaagtacaaaacatctggaaatttaCTTTCTGCCCTCCTCTCTGTTATAACCCATTCATTTCTTTTGTCTAGCCCAGGGCCGTGCTAGTACAGAATCCTGAGTACCATGCTTCAAATTTGGGCAGGTCATATGATAGAGCAGGGCAAGTGATATAGCCCTGGAACGTGCCACTACAGATATGCAGATGGGTTGGATTATTTTATGTGCATATTCAAACTTTCAGGGCTAGCCTCAGATCTCTGGCTATTGTAGCCATAAATAGATATGCCTGGACTTTGGAACTGTGATGCAAGCATTGATCAGGTGTAGTAGATAGCTTTGGTTTCTATACATgagtcatgggggaggggggctgcatcTGTATGGAGAACTGCCTAGACGTGGCATCACTCCCATTCCCCAATAATCCTGGGGGTGAGTAAACATCAGGACGCGCCTCCAGGCCATGGGAATCTGTCGCAGTGTTTATTGCAGCACAGCATCTGCATAGATGGGGCCCTGGCTGCAGGCAGAAAATTGCTTCCCTTGCAGAGCAAATtacacccccccacccacacacacacgcacacacatcgcTCTCATTTCACCTATGAAATCGGAGCTCTGGGTATTCCGCTAACCTGTGTGCCATTGGGAAGGAACGGACTGCCTTGACTGCCTGCTTGCCCGGCAATGGTTAACTGAGCGGGCGAGATTGTGCTTATCTCAACAAAGCCACCCGCAGTGAGAAAGGGAAAAACAATGAATGGGTGGAGATGAACAGCCCGTCAGAGAACAGCTATGCATTCTGGCTAGTGCAGTCCAGGCTGCTGCAATGACAGCCTGAAGGTTGCAGCAGCCTCTGGAATCTGCATTCAAATTGAACATCTGCCTTTCACtgaaggtgggggggggcttcttTTTATTTGCACAAAGCGACTTGCTCCTCGGTTCTCAAGACATGGCCAGTAGCAACCAGGCCAGTTTACAGGAAGCCCAGAGCAGCCATTGCAAATTCTTATCCTACATGTTCTACCAGGCTGTTCGAGATCACAAGCCCGTGTGGATGCTGGAGGACATGAGGACTATGGAGTATTTCTACTGGGAGGAAAATGCCAGCCAGAGGACCTATTCACCTTCTGAAGCCCTGCTCTATGCTGTGGTGCACAATCACCTGCCTTATGCCCAGTACCTGCTGTCTCATTTTCCAGAGGAGGCTCTCAAAGTCCCCGGGGAGCATTTCTGCTATTGCCCATCCTCTGCCCCTCACTTAGCCATGGCTGTCACCTACGACCGGAGAGACATCTTGGGGCTCATCATCAGCATGGCACACAAGCAGCCCAGCCTGAACTCCTACATCAACAGGACCGGCTGCTTTCACCTGGAAGACGGGAAGACCCCTCTGCATCTCGCCTGCGAGCTGCTGAGGTCGGAGACCGTCCTCATCCTCCTCGGAAACGGGGCCTCACCCCAGATAGAGGACGGCAAAGGACTCACCCCACTGGACGTCATCCTGGAGCAGATGTGGGACTCCAAAGTCAACGTGGGGTCCAAAAAGCTCTGCCTCGATTACCTCTTGCTGTTCATGCCAAACCCCCGCTTCAAGATGCAGAAGGTCCTGAAGGAGCATCCGGAGCACTGGACGGTCCTGCTAGGGGAGGACAAGTTCAGCAGCCTGGTGGGAAAGGTACCTGCATCTTTATACCTGCAAGCTATGCAAACCATCCTCCGGATTCTTCCACCCTCCCATTTCCCTCAAAGCATCCAGAAACTACCGATACCTCAGGCACTAAAGCCCCTTCCTTTCTTGGGCAAACAGCATCCGACAAAAAATGGGGTAAATGTTTTTCCAtgattttggttgttgttgttttctaaataTCAAATTCAAATGTAACTTGTTCAGGCTGGATTTTCAAGGGTGATTTGTCCTGCAATCTGAACGCCAATGTAATTTTACTTGTGTTTAATAGGACTACTTTCAGGTATGTCAGAGAAGGACTGCTGCCTTATGGGAATTTGCTGACCAGTCTCCAACAAAATCTGGGCAGTTATTTGTCTCTGATGCCACTGAAAATCCTAACCAcgaaatattttattaaatgcaATCGTTGTATTTTtcattgttagggtgaccatatggaaaggaggacaaggctcctgtatctttaacagttttaaagaaaagggaatttcagcaggtgtcatttgtatgcatgcagcacctggggaaatgccctcttcatcacaacagttaaagttgcaggagccctgccctctttagtatctggtcatgctaggcagggcttctgaatctttaactgttgtaatgaagaggggattgcaccaggtgctgcatgcatacaaatgacacctgctgaaatccccttttcaatgcaactgtgaaagatacagaagccctgtcctccttttcatttggtcatgCTATCTATTGTTATGAATAATTGGAAGCACGACACTTTCAAAAGGGGGACCCTTCCGTTTGTTTTGTGCATGtggaaaattttatttatttatttatttatttagtacatttttatacggcccaatagccgaagctctctgggcgattcacactctgggcggttcacaaatcaaATGGAACTGTTTCCAGTTTACATTTTGCCCATGGAAATCAGTGTAGCAGAAGTCTTGATTTATTATTTGTACTTTATGTAAACAGTCTAAAAACGGCAATGTATTCAGAGGGCATTATATGGACTGGGGTTCCAGTTCTGCACAAACTTTGGCTGCCTAACTTCCACTAACGTCACTGAGATTTAAGCAGCCTGTTTGCAGCATTGCAACCTCTGTGTTCTACCTGATCACTGTGCTGTTTATGTGAGCGCGGGGTGGGTAGGAGCAGGGACTCAGCTGATGCATAATGAACCAGCAGTTAGCATCAAAAATGCCATGGGCCTCAGTATTAGCAGTGCAGTGGTGAGGAGTCCCTCTGGCTGCAAGATTCTGTTATGTcatatagggtgactatatgaaaaggaggacagggctcctgtattttaaacagttgaatagaaaagggaatttcagcaggtgttatttgtatgcatgcagcccctggtgaaattccctcttcatcacaacagttaaagcgacaggagccctgacctcttttgtatctggtcactctagtatagctcctttccatatgttcaccctgaTGTCAGCTTAATAAAATGTTGGGCCTCTTAATGAAAAACTGGCAAGAATCATTGTTTTGGAAAGATTGAAGGGCCTCTTGGATATCCACCCAACTGGAATTTCTTTGAAAAGCTGTGTGTGTCAAAAGACCCATTTCCTTTCTGTCAGGAGGGAAAATTGCAAATCACAGAGTGCCTAAGATGCTCCCCCTCCCAATTCCTCTCCATTCAAGGTGTCCCTCTAGTTTCTGGGGTGAAATAATGTTTCTTAGAAATCCGGTTATCTGCATTTGGGGAGTCACTGCAAGGAGGGATGTGCTAGTCATTGCTGGCCCTCCAGGGGGCTGCAGAAGATGTGATGTCGTCCTTACAGTGGCTGAGAACTGCATCACTCTGACAGCCCTGGTAACATAGGAGAACAGGATGCTGCCTGTCCAAGAGGATGAGGCCTTGTGAGTCAACACATGGGAGTCTTCTTTCCAACCAAAGAATTTAGTAAAGTGGCATGTTTGCCTAGAGGCATGTTGCTACCCCTTGTTCCCATCCCCTTATTCCCCCAACCATTGATGTAACCTAGCAAATCAAATGTCCCATCAGCAGCACCACTCCATGGACATGCTTAAGCGCATCCCTGCAACCGTAAGTGCTGATGCTCTGGAACCCACCCGGCATGCTGAGAACGCTGCCCCTCAGTTTCTCTCTTAAATGTAGCTCTGCATCTGATTACAGCACTCTTGTGCAAGTAAATGTGAGAGGTTTGTTGACTTCTGAATTAATATTTAAATGAtagtagttatttctaaatgtacatctGTACACAAACGGCGTTTCGCTAGCAGAAGCCAGGTTccgaactatgcacaagaggagaatccggCTCATGCTATGTTTGAGCAAACACAGTTGTCCAAATGGTTGTGCAGCTGTTACACAACTGTTTCTACAAGTGTTAATGCCCAAGCACTTGCACGATGGGAATATTCAACAGAGCTCTGCTAACGCTATTTGActttgtggaatgacactgttggatactagTCAGTTATTgtcaaatgcacattttatatAAATGTGTGTCTTCTTCTCCTGTTTTGATCATGTGTAAGTGCCATCTGATCAGATAAACATTTTCAGTTTGGAAAAATACCATTattagtatcatcatcatcatcatcatcatcaccaccaccacccatctccTATTGCATTCCAGTTTGCCATTCCACATAATACTGTGCAACAACCCTGTAGCAAACTGAGACTTTTCCCTGCTGAACTTCCATCATGcagctattaaaggcacaagagcactTTTAAACAAAGCAGATTGGCAACCCTCTTTCCTTGCATGATCTCAACGAGTCCTCCTGAACTtccctctagcacagccttccccaacctggtgccgtccagatgtgttggacttctcATCCccatatgctggctggggattatggaagctgtagtccagcacatcttgaggggcctgggttggggaaggctgctctagctgcATCTCAAAGTTGACAGGCCTGCCTTGGCCTTTCCAATCCTTGTTTTGAAAGGGTGAGTTTCAGAAGAGCCCAAAATGAAGGTCTCTGGGCCACTGCAGCACTCAGGGACATCAGAGTGAGCATCTGCTGAACTTTCCCAGGCAGGTCTTAGAGGTATCAGAGTACATTTCTGATCAAAAAagacaaagagaaaaaagagacaaataatcgctatcacacacacaccaaatagaaaataaaagtcagcacaaaataaaattcaagtgatttgatatcacacacacacacatttatttgaatcaagcagggcaggatctacactactgctttaaagcactttaaagcgctttataacagttttgacaactgttggggcccaggacacactgcatatacaggtttcgaaacgttttaaaagtgctttaaagcgctttaaagccatagtgtagatcccccctccaGTACTAAAATATGAATAACTTTACAAAGAAAACTGGTAGATAAACATACCAGAACAACGTTTCAACGCTCATTTTTGGCACTTCTTTAGTTGTAAAGTATATTATGTCTCACTGATACATCCTACCCTAGCTTGAGATTATTTTTAGTCTTTGACAtcctattaaaaagaaatatctcctgttttgttttacagATGGTAGCAGCCACAGCAGACAATAGTCACGAGGAATCCCCTAAACTCCCCATGCTGCTGTGTTTGTAGTCTCAGTGGTGTTTTCCTCCCCTGCAGATGAAGAGCTGAAGGGAGATTGATTAGCATAGTTGCTGCTTGAAGAAAGATCTTATAGAAAATCCTGTAGAAAACCCACTAGCCACTTCAGCCACAGCTTTGTATCATCTCCCAAAGGCAGGAATCAGAGATGCTCTTTGCTAACCACTGCAATGGACCTGCAGGACCAGAAGGAGGTTTCTGGGACTTGTTCCCCAGCCTGTCCCAGTCAGACATCAGCTGTTAGAATCTGTAGCCCTgctgttcatttcatttctattggaGCTGCAGTTCTAATCTGGAGGTCAGAAGAGGAACAAGGAGAACAAGAGTGCAGACATTCTGAGAATACTAGCTAACCTCCAGTAAGCTCTTTTCAGTAATTGCAGAATGGAATGTTGGTTATTGTGCactttcagggccagccctaccattaggaagagtgatGCAGCTGGCTCAAGCAGCAGATGATGGGGATGGGCAGGTAGGGGTGGGAGCGATAGTAAGAGTGAAAGCAAGGTGTTGGagagtagggtgtgtgtgtgccatgcaCCCTGACctgcaccccccacacacacacatacacctctaaagctagcttgctgccttcacGTGCCAAGACAGATAATGTCCCATCGGTAGTGATGAAGCAAGattcatcagtggaggctggtgttaccgatgtcagtgggaagtgaatccactctgggttttggccagaacactaaaggagctatctaaagtgttgaaccctatcccccaaatgggtccagcaccttggatagctcctctagagttccagtatcagaggcagtaagcctacatccaccagt
This sequence is a window from Elgaria multicarinata webbii isolate HBS135686 ecotype San Diego chromosome 4, rElgMul1.1.pri, whole genome shotgun sequence. Protein-coding genes within it:
- the LOC134398328 gene encoding ankyrin repeat domain-containing protein 9-like; amino-acid sequence: MASSNQASLQEAQSSHCKFLSYMFYQAVRDHKPVWMLEDMRTMEYFYWEENASQRTYSPSEALLYAVVHNHLPYAQYLLSHFPEEALKVPGEHFCYCPSSAPHLAMAVTYDRRDILGLIISMAHKQPSLNSYINRTGCFHLEDGKTPLHLACELLRSETVLILLGNGASPQIEDGKGLTPLDVILEQMWDSKVNVGSKKLCLDYLLLFMPNPRFKMQKVLKEHPEHWTVLLGEDKFSSLVGKVPASLYLQAMQTILRILPPSHFPQSIQKLPIPQALKPLPFLGKQHPTKNGVNVFP